From the Leptospira sp. WS60.C2 genome, one window contains:
- a CDS encoding sodium-translocating pyrophosphatase: MNVELIIIVMALVSIATAIFYAARVVRIQVGAEGGNDKETAKLKEISAAIAEGAMAFLLREYRVILLFISFMTVLIYLLLDNPNTEFNEGIYTSIAFVSGALISCLSGFIGMKIATAGNVRTAQAAKTSLSKAFRVAFDSGAVMGFGLIGLAVLGMIGLFLLFTGANPTVAKHILMESLAGFGLGGSSVALFGRVGGGIYTKAADVGADLVGKVEKGIPEDDPRNPATIADNVGDNVGDIAGMGADLFGSAAEATCAALVIGATASALADNNSALLYPLLISAIGIPASLITTFFARVKEGGNVEKALKLQLWISTFIVAGALYFATDLFMIDSFQIGDKTITKWNVYTSVALGLFAGMFIGWITEIYTSHSYKPVREVADACDTGAATNIIYGLALGYKSTVIPVILLVIVIVISNILAGMYGIAIAAIGMISTIAIGLTIDAYGPVSDNAGGIAEMAELGKDVRDRTDTLDAAGNTTAAVGKGFAIGSAALTSLALFAAFITRTQNASKEMGEGAIDLTSIELLDPLVFGGLLFGAMLPFIFSAMTMKSVGKAALDMVKEVRRQFKEIPGLMEGKSKPEYAKCVDISTSAALREMIPPGLLVLLSPIVVGYLFGVKSLAGLLAGALVSGVVLAISSANSGGAWDNAKKYIEKTAGGKGSEKHKAAVVGDTVGDPFKDTSGPAINILIKLMAITSLVFAEFFVTKGGIVLNFFK, translated from the coding sequence ATGAATGTAGAGTTAATCATTATCGTCATGGCGCTAGTTTCCATTGCCACGGCGATTTTCTACGCCGCAAGGGTAGTACGTATCCAAGTGGGCGCAGAGGGTGGCAACGATAAAGAAACCGCCAAATTAAAAGAAATCTCCGCCGCGATCGCAGAAGGGGCAATGGCCTTCCTTCTCAGAGAATACCGAGTCATTCTGCTTTTTATCAGCTTCATGACGGTTCTCATTTACCTATTATTAGATAACCCGAATACAGAATTTAACGAAGGAATTTACACTTCGATCGCTTTTGTTTCTGGAGCCCTCATTTCCTGCCTTTCTGGTTTTATCGGAATGAAAATCGCGACGGCTGGAAACGTAAGAACCGCACAGGCAGCTAAAACTTCCCTTTCCAAAGCATTCCGAGTGGCATTTGACTCTGGAGCAGTGATGGGATTTGGTCTCATCGGTCTTGCAGTTCTTGGAATGATTGGTCTTTTCCTTCTTTTTACTGGCGCCAATCCAACAGTAGCAAAACACATCCTCATGGAATCCCTTGCCGGTTTTGGTCTGGGTGGATCCTCTGTGGCACTTTTTGGTCGTGTGGGTGGTGGTATTTATACCAAAGCTGCTGACGTTGGTGCTGACCTTGTTGGTAAAGTAGAAAAAGGAATTCCAGAAGATGATCCTCGTAACCCTGCAACGATTGCAGATAACGTAGGAGACAACGTGGGTGACATTGCTGGAATGGGTGCTGACCTTTTTGGTTCGGCTGCCGAAGCAACTTGTGCGGCTCTTGTCATTGGAGCAACAGCTTCAGCTTTAGCTGACAATAACTCCGCTCTATTATACCCACTTTTAATTTCTGCAATAGGAATTCCAGCATCCCTCATTACGACTTTTTTTGCTCGAGTGAAAGAAGGTGGAAACGTAGAAAAAGCTCTCAAACTCCAACTTTGGATTTCTACCTTCATCGTGGCTGGTGCGCTTTACTTCGCAACGGATCTATTCATGATTGATAGTTTCCAAATCGGTGACAAAACCATCACAAAATGGAATGTTTATACATCTGTCGCATTAGGTTTGTTTGCTGGTATGTTCATCGGTTGGATTACAGAAATTTATACTTCCCACTCTTACAAACCAGTGCGTGAAGTTGCTGACGCTTGTGATACAGGGGCTGCAACGAACATCATTTACGGTTTGGCACTTGGATACAAATCCACTGTGATTCCAGTGATTTTACTTGTGATCGTGATTGTTATCTCCAATATCCTTGCTGGAATGTACGGAATTGCCATCGCTGCGATTGGTATGATTTCTACCATTGCCATTGGTCTTACCATTGATGCTTACGGTCCAGTTTCTGATAACGCGGGTGGAATTGCGGAGATGGCAGAACTAGGGAAAGACGTACGTGACAGAACCGACACTTTGGATGCAGCGGGAAACACGACTGCGGCCGTTGGAAAAGGTTTTGCGATTGGTTCAGCAGCTCTTACATCACTTGCTCTATTTGCAGCGTTTATTACAAGAACCCAAAATGCTTCTAAAGAAATGGGAGAGGGTGCGATTGATTTAACTTCGATCGAACTACTTGATCCTCTGGTATTTGGTGGTCTTCTTTTTGGAGCGATGCTTCCGTTTATTTTTTCAGCGATGACAATGAAGTCAGTAGGTAAAGCGGCTCTTGATATGGTGAAGGAAGTTCGTCGCCAATTCAAAGAGATTCCTGGTCTTATGGAAGGAAAATCTAAACCAGAATACGCTAAGTGTGTTGATATCTCTACCTCGGCAGCACTTCGAGAAATGATCCCTCCAGGTCTTCTTGTTCTTTTAAGCCCGATTGTTGTGGGTTACTTGTTTGGAGTAAAGTCTCTTGCAGGTCTTCTTGCTGGAGCCCTTGTTTCTGGTGTGGTTCTAGCGATCTCTTCCGCCAACTCTGGTGGAGCTTGGGACAACGCGAAAAAATACATCGAAAAAACTGCTGGTGGAAAAGGTTCCGAAAAACACAAAGCAGCGGTTGTGGGTGATACAGTAGGTGACCCGTTCAAAGATACATCTGGACCTGCGATTAACATTCTCATCAAACTAATGGCAATCACCTCACTTGTGTTTGCTGAGTTTTTTGTTACGAAAGGTGGAATTGTATTGAATTTCTTCAAATAA
- a CDS encoding tetratricopeptide repeat protein — translation MYPILAEPGVLNPVKAFYSYEDLLRMAEDKIVQETPAKAFDFLIKAKELNPDPDYRYYNLLAQAHMKLGQIFDGIHAYEESIKRKKDQLDLVLFIADFYEKEKKPREALFYTKLYLEQKPNAKYRLYLAAILSRQLGLETDYETYMQTLESDKTFISEKDALQSSLLKNIKNRKWKEADDLSLRYLIYFPREEGMYETLILARRGRNSDLLEQAYIWTTTVFLKETRYFTRYGVFLQEKQRYLEALTLFRRGFYNLLKYDPNSDAKEILFLIRQSYANLGKNRDTLAIDSLVKDFQNQKTLTATELENHIATYRKNREYLLFAIAWFSSRNESKANEYRKKLRERDLEFEEIEFLRVMGPFAAIPWEI, via the coding sequence TTGTACCCAATTTTAGCGGAACCAGGAGTGCTAAATCCCGTCAAAGCGTTCTACAGTTACGAGGACCTGCTTCGTATGGCTGAGGACAAAATTGTTCAGGAAACTCCCGCCAAGGCCTTTGATTTTCTCATTAAAGCCAAAGAACTAAACCCCGATCCTGACTACCGTTACTACAATTTATTAGCCCAGGCTCATATGAAACTTGGACAAATCTTCGATGGGATCCATGCCTATGAAGAATCAATCAAACGGAAAAAAGATCAGTTAGATTTGGTTTTGTTCATCGCTGATTTTTATGAAAAAGAAAAGAAACCGAGAGAAGCTCTCTTTTACACCAAACTCTACCTAGAGCAAAAACCCAATGCAAAATACAGATTGTATTTGGCAGCCATCCTTTCACGCCAGCTGGGTTTGGAAACCGATTACGAAACCTATATGCAAACGTTGGAAAGTGACAAAACCTTCATCTCCGAAAAGGATGCCTTACAATCGAGCCTACTCAAAAACATAAAAAATCGAAAATGGAAAGAAGCAGATGATTTAAGCCTTCGTTACCTCATCTACTTTCCCAGAGAAGAAGGAATGTATGAAACCCTGATCCTTGCTAGGCGTGGTCGTAATTCCGATTTATTAGAACAAGCATACATTTGGACCACTACCGTTTTTTTAAAGGAAACCAGATACTTCACTCGTTATGGAGTTTTTTTACAAGAGAAACAGCGATATTTAGAGGCATTGACTTTGTTTCGACGAGGCTTTTATAACCTTCTTAAATATGATCCCAATTCGGATGCCAAAGAAATCCTATTTCTCATCCGCCAAAGTTATGCGAATCTCGGAAAAAATCGGGACACCTTAGCGATTGATTCCTTAGTCAAAGACTTTCAAAACCAAAAAACTCTTACTGCGACAGAACTGGAAAACCATATCGCTACCTATCGGAAAAACAGAGAGTATTTGCTCTTTGCTATTGCTTGGTTTTCTTCCAGGAATGAATCCAAAGCAAATGAATATAGAAAAAAACTAAGAGAAAGAGATTTAGAATTTGAAGAGATAGAATTCCTAAGAGTGATGGGACCGTTTGCCGCTATCCCTTGGGAGATATAA
- the acs gene encoding acetate--CoA ligase — protein sequence MPKERIVAPSKEFAKLANVSLKEYKAKYKESIEKPEKFWAEQAKRLTWFKKWTKVLKHDFAKAKVEWFVGGKLNVSYNCLDRHLDSPLKNKAALIWEGDNPDESKVFTYHDLHREVNHFANVLKKFKVKKGDRVLIYLPMIPELAIATLACTRIGAVHSVVFGGFSPEALLGRIEDCKPTLVITADGGYRGGKPIELKKNVDTALADTKYKVNDVIVVKRTGDEGNLNWKEGRDHWYHYLMKDPEVKKECLAVPMDSEDPLFILYTSGSTGKPKGVLHTTAGYLLGANLTFATIFDYKDTDTYWCTADIGWITGHSYILYGPLSNGATSLMFEGVPSYPDMGRFWDVIDKYKVTVFYTAPTAIRALMREGLEPIQKRSLASLRLLGSVGEPINPEAWEWYYANIGKSKCPIVDTWWQTETGSIMISGIPGAIPQKPGSASWPFYGIQPVLVDNDGVEIKNKGEISGNLCIAKPWPSMMRGVYGDPKRFFDTYFSQFKGYYFTGDGVNRDKEGYFRITGRVDDVLNVSGHRIGSAEVESALVEHKSVAEAAVVGFPHDIKGQGIYAYVTVKQGVVTNDQLKKELITMVEKVIGKIARPDVIHWAPGLPKTRSGKIMRRILRKIANNEFDSLGDISTLADPSVVLSLIDDKKKYHS from the coding sequence ATGCCGAAAGAAAGAATTGTGGCGCCATCCAAAGAATTTGCCAAACTTGCAAATGTTAGCTTAAAAGAATATAAAGCTAAATACAAAGAATCCATTGAAAAACCTGAGAAATTTTGGGCTGAACAAGCAAAACGCCTAACATGGTTTAAAAAATGGACCAAAGTTTTAAAACATGATTTTGCAAAAGCAAAAGTAGAATGGTTTGTCGGTGGAAAACTGAATGTTTCCTATAATTGTTTAGATCGTCACCTCGATTCCCCTCTCAAAAACAAAGCCGCTCTCATTTGGGAAGGTGACAATCCTGATGAATCTAAGGTTTTCACTTATCATGATTTGCATCGTGAAGTGAATCACTTTGCCAATGTCTTAAAAAAATTCAAAGTGAAAAAAGGGGACAGGGTCCTCATCTACCTCCCGATGATTCCCGAACTTGCCATCGCGACCCTTGCTTGCACGCGCATTGGTGCGGTTCACTCGGTTGTGTTTGGTGGATTTTCTCCAGAAGCGCTTCTAGGTCGTATAGAAGATTGTAAACCAACCTTAGTCATCACAGCCGATGGAGGTTACCGAGGTGGCAAACCCATTGAACTCAAAAAAAATGTAGATACCGCTCTTGCCGACACCAAGTACAAAGTGAACGATGTAATTGTTGTGAAACGGACCGGTGACGAAGGAAACCTGAATTGGAAAGAAGGTCGTGACCACTGGTATCACTACCTCATGAAAGACCCTGAGGTAAAAAAGGAATGCCTTGCTGTTCCGATGGATTCAGAAGACCCTCTTTTTATTTTATACACCTCGGGTTCTACAGGAAAACCAAAAGGTGTCTTACATACAACAGCTGGTTATTTGTTAGGTGCCAATCTAACATTTGCAACTATCTTTGACTACAAAGACACCGATACCTATTGGTGTACGGCCGACATCGGATGGATCACAGGGCATAGTTATATTTTATATGGACCCCTTTCGAATGGGGCAACCTCACTCATGTTTGAAGGAGTGCCTAGTTACCCAGACATGGGACGATTCTGGGATGTGATCGATAAGTACAAAGTTACAGTGTTTTATACAGCTCCAACGGCAATTCGGGCACTCATGCGAGAAGGATTGGAACCGATTCAAAAACGATCACTCGCATCACTTCGGTTACTCGGTTCTGTGGGAGAACCTATCAATCCTGAGGCTTGGGAATGGTATTATGCCAATATTGGAAAATCTAAATGTCCAATTGTAGATACATGGTGGCAAACGGAAACAGGATCCATTATGATCTCAGGAATCCCAGGTGCGATTCCGCAAAAACCTGGTTCAGCGAGTTGGCCTTTCTACGGCATCCAACCTGTGCTTGTGGACAATGATGGTGTTGAGATCAAGAACAAAGGGGAAATCTCTGGCAATCTTTGTATCGCAAAACCTTGGCCATCGATGATGCGAGGAGTTTACGGGGATCCAAAACGATTCTTTGATACCTATTTTTCTCAATTCAAGGGATATTATTTTACAGGGGATGGAGTCAACCGAGATAAGGAAGGATACTTTCGCATCACAGGAAGAGTTGATGATGTTCTAAATGTTTCAGGCCATCGCATTGGTTCAGCGGAAGTGGAAAGCGCTCTTGTAGAACACAAATCGGTAGCAGAAGCAGCTGTGGTTGGTTTTCCTCATGACATCAAAGGGCAAGGGATTTATGCCTATGTCACGGTAAAACAAGGCGTGGTGACAAATGACCAACTGAAGAAGGAACTCATCACGATGGTGGAAAAAGTGATTGGGAAAATTGCAAGACCCGATGTGATCCACTGGGCACCAGGTCTTCCGAAAACTCGTTCTGGCAAAATCATGCGTCGAATTTTACGAAAGATTGCCAACAACGAATTTGATTCGTTAGGTGACATTAGTACCCTTGCCGATCCTTCGGTAGTTCTATCCTTAATTGATGATAAGAAGAAGTATCATAGTTAA
- the folE gene encoding GTP cyclohydrolase I FolE, whose product MEHLIEEILKQIGEDPSREGLVKTPNRVKKAYDFLTSGYKADINQLVNGAIFEESTTGMVLVRDIEMYSLCEHHLLPFYGRAHVAYIPNKKIIGISKIPRIVDVFARRLQVQERLTDQIAQAIQETLDPLGVGVVIKAKHLCMMMRGVEKQNSELFTSSLLGVFKTDPTTRSEFLDLIRTGSH is encoded by the coding sequence ATGGAACACTTAATCGAAGAAATCCTGAAACAAATTGGTGAAGACCCAAGTCGTGAAGGTTTAGTCAAAACTCCTAATCGAGTAAAAAAGGCGTATGATTTTCTAACGAGTGGTTACAAAGCAGACATTAACCAATTGGTGAACGGTGCCATTTTTGAAGAAAGCACTACCGGTATGGTTCTTGTTCGAGACATTGAAATGTATTCTTTATGCGAACACCACCTTCTTCCGTTTTATGGAAGAGCTCATGTGGCCTACATTCCCAATAAAAAAATTATCGGAATTAGTAAAATTCCAAGAATCGTAGACGTTTTTGCACGCAGACTCCAAGTGCAAGAAAGACTTACTGACCAAATTGCCCAAGCCATTCAAGAAACATTGGATCCACTCGGTGTAGGTGTTGTCATTAAAGCAAAACATTTGTGTATGATGATGCGTGGTGTCGAAAAACAAAATTCGGAATTGTTTACATCTAGCTTACTTGGAGTATTTAAAACAGATCCTACCACGCGTAGTGAATTTTTAGATTTGATCCGAACCGGCTCCCACTAA
- a CDS encoding glycosyltransferase family 4 protein, which produces MQKKIGYDARMIENSGIGIRIQHILKFWPISQNDAKLYLFGDPEMLRKYDLPKHAEIITYKTKIYSPKEFLGHPKMAEMDILDIPHFNVPLIYLRKCIVTIHDLIPYHFKESHGSISKRLYLQIVLRSIKWFAKTIIAVSNYTKNDLIKSFGYPREKITVVYNGIDLKNFSKKSQTQLDTFLKKQNLPKHYLFTVGIGKTHKNFPFLLTQLETLWNQKVLKLPLVVGGISKEIPEELLRFQKQNPNRIYFLEHVPYDSLPLAYQGATLFVYPSLFEGFGFPVLEAQAVGTPVFSSNATVLPEVLGKGFEPFIPQNVNSFQTQLLTLLKDQKRLVELQKLGKENAKSFTWTFALKTLENLYRKQLAMIR; this is translated from the coding sequence ATGCAAAAAAAAATTGGATACGATGCAAGGATGATCGAAAATTCCGGGATCGGAATTCGCATCCAACATATTTTAAAATTTTGGCCGATCAGTCAAAATGATGCCAAACTGTATCTCTTCGGTGACCCAGAGATGCTAAGGAAATATGACCTACCTAAACACGCAGAAATCATTACATACAAAACCAAAATCTATTCTCCGAAAGAATTTCTCGGTCATCCAAAAATGGCGGAGATGGATATTCTCGATATCCCCCATTTTAATGTTCCACTGATTTACCTTCGCAAATGCATTGTTACCATTCATGATTTGATTCCTTATCATTTTAAAGAATCCCATGGATCCATATCTAAGCGTCTGTACTTACAAATTGTACTTCGTTCCATCAAGTGGTTTGCGAAAACAATTATCGCCGTTTCCAATTATACAAAAAATGATTTGATCAAAAGTTTTGGGTACCCAAGAGAAAAAATTACAGTTGTTTACAATGGAATTGATCTTAAAAATTTTTCAAAAAAATCCCAAACACAACTGGATACATTTTTAAAAAAACAAAACCTTCCAAAACACTATCTCTTCACTGTTGGCATTGGAAAAACACATAAAAACTTTCCATTCTTACTAACTCAATTGGAAACCTTATGGAATCAAAAGGTTCTCAAACTTCCTCTTGTTGTCGGAGGGATCAGTAAAGAGATCCCAGAGGAATTATTAAGGTTTCAAAAACAAAACCCAAATCGTATTTATTTTTTAGAACATGTGCCTTATGATTCATTGCCTCTTGCCTACCAAGGAGCAACTTTGTTTGTCTATCCTTCTTTATTTGAAGGATTTGGTTTTCCCGTATTAGAAGCACAAGCGGTCGGCACACCTGTTTTTTCTTCCAATGCTACTGTTTTACCTGAAGTATTGGGAAAAGGATTCGAACCGTTTATTCCGCAAAATGTAAATTCCTTTCAGACCCAACTTCTTACGCTTCTCAAAGACCAAAAACGTTTAGTAGAATTGCAAAAACTCGGAAAAGAAAATGCGAAATCATTTACCTGGACTTTTGCGCTGAAAACACTTGAGAATCTTTACAGAAAACAATTGGCAATGATACGCTAA
- a CDS encoding (2Fe-2S)-binding protein, with protein sequence MILRTMIKCHCAEVFFETILNVVKETNRPILEVAREMGAADTCTACVPDMLAFIEQELEGQLAGNSNH encoded by the coding sequence ATGATTCTCAGAACTATGATCAAGTGTCACTGTGCAGAAGTTTTCTTTGAAACTATCTTAAATGTTGTCAAAGAAACAAACCGTCCCATACTAGAAGTTGCCCGCGAGATGGGAGCGGCTGATACTTGTACGGCGTGTGTTCCGGATATGTTAGCCTTCATCGAGCAGGAATTGGAAGGTCAACTTGCAGGAAATTCAAATCATTGA
- a CDS encoding WbuC family cupin fold metalloprotein — protein MQEIQIIDSDLIGTLVTKAKQAERKRTNHNFHKQEEVYQRFLNVLSKDTYISPHRHLSDPKPETFVVLEGEIGFLIFEENGDIKEFHKLSSNGPKRGIDLQPGVWHSLVCLSDVAVCFEGKSGPYDPTIDKEFHPKYPLEGESNVKKTIQTFESLFV, from the coding sequence TTGCAGGAAATTCAAATCATTGATTCCGATTTAATCGGAACCCTCGTCACAAAAGCAAAACAAGCAGAACGAAAACGCACCAACCACAACTTCCACAAACAAGAAGAAGTCTACCAAAGGTTTTTGAACGTTCTTTCTAAGGATACTTACATCTCACCACACCGCCATCTTTCGGATCCCAAACCAGAAACCTTTGTTGTTTTGGAAGGTGAGATTGGATTTTTAATTTTCGAAGAAAACGGTGACATCAAAGAATTTCATAAACTTTCTTCTAACGGACCAAAACGAGGGATCGATTTACAACCAGGTGTCTGGCACAGTTTGGTCTGTTTGTCAGACGTTGCAGTTTGTTTTGAAGGAAAATCGGGACCGTATGATCCGACAATCGACAAAGAATTTCACCCCAAATATCCGTTAGAAGGTGAATCTAATGTCAAAAAAACGATTCAAACTTTTGAATCTCTTTTTGTATGA